One window of the Fusobacterium perfoetens genome contains the following:
- a CDS encoding autotransporter outer membrane beta-barrel domain-containing protein, protein MGKNYVENSLKRFLKRKVKITMGFVVAFMIMGTGAFAEADYYAKDKDITAEKTGDITVEVNTSVSAENNNRYTTLGAEAGKTLTLTTDGKINIVTDSEVTNPQRLYGITLNGKANANITASEINFNIIAPNDGIRVVGIRNNGGNQLNIKSDITGSLSSNNDYLIGFDTWSGGSTTVDGNVNLVLNSSNGQRVMGIQQSSSDGKTAFNGNFAMNITSSANMVQGIYNNKGTVDFNKNVNLTINSNSFGETYIINGESDKGQPATIVNFNGDSTTFTVNSTKTDDGGHILGLSASGEPVVFNFKGQETNIFINANNVQTAMALNSQYSGKITSDEGTKINIRVINNSNNSNSNTYGLYLSEYADANGNIKLNGSADIVVQANAGFSGGIVNIADDSVTSTDDGKVSIGENLNILATSKTGQAVGVQSTGKYGETTLNGNTIIEVKGNNDSYALSSSNSGKIDILGKDKVIQITGNVNAETEGTISVNLSTSDSFITGTITDNDADGTVNIGMDNGATWNNTGNSSVTNLTLNNGIINNDSVDNNISVGTLLGNGGTVNMAAVIDETTGKATSGKVTIDNIEKENVKLDVNFKNSGTVEANGDKAQKYFEELAKNIETTDTDSKITGTAALDEGFVSGGYEADITINKDGSKVENVTYTGLNSMVEGIRDLATINLLTWRQEMNSLNKRMGELRNSTGEHGVWSRVYTGKIENGSKYDNDYQTYQVGYDKKYTVDNGVMFVGGLVSYTDGETDYALGHGENYSVGAGIYATWLNNDGQFADVVLKQSRLHNKFDVTSKDGNKSQSGDYNNWGTSLSGQYGKRFDLNDKFFLEPSVELTLGRVEDTTYTTSAGVDVHQDTMYSLVGNVGTSVGYKFSDKGNIYARAALVKEFQGDIDTEYEKDGALERTSEDLGDTWAEFGVGVNYRFVENMNVYVDVQKTGEATVDNKWQANLGFRYEF, encoded by the coding sequence ACTCTGAAGTTACAAATCCACAAAGATTATATGGAATAACTTTAAATGGAAAGGCAAATGCTAATATTACAGCTAGTGAAATTAATTTTAATATTATTGCTCCGAATGATGGGATAAGAGTTGTAGGAATAAGAAATAATGGGGGGAATCAATTAAATATAAAAAGTGATATAACAGGAAGTTTAAGTAGCAATAATGATTATTTAATTGGTTTTGATACTTGGTCTGGGGGAAGTACAACTGTTGATGGAAATGTAAATTTAGTATTAAATAGTAGCAATGGGCAAAGAGTAATGGGAATTCAGCAAAGTTCTTCAGATGGAAAAACTGCTTTTAACGGTAATTTTGCAATGAATATAACTAGTAGTGCTAATATGGTTCAAGGGATTTATAATAATAAAGGAACAGTTGATTTTAATAAAAATGTAAATTTAACAATAAATTCTAATTCCTTTGGAGAAACTTATATAATTAATGGAGAAAGTGATAAAGGGCAACCAGCTACAATAGTAAATTTTAATGGAGATAGCACAACATTCACTGTAAATTCTACAAAAACAGATGATGGAGGACATATTTTAGGACTTTCTGCAAGTGGAGAACCAGTTGTTTTTAATTTTAAAGGACAAGAAACAAATATTTTTATTAATGCTAATAATGTACAAACTGCTATGGCTCTAAATAGTCAATATTCAGGAAAAATAACTAGTGATGAAGGTACAAAGATAAATATTAGAGTAATAAATAATAGTAATAATTCTAATTCAAATACTTATGGACTTTATTTATCAGAATATGCTGATGCTAATGGTAATATAAAATTAAATGGTTCTGCTGATATTGTTGTTCAAGCAAACGCTGGATTCTCAGGAGGTATTGTAAATATTGCTGATGATAGTGTTACTAGTACAGATGATGGAAAAGTTTCAATAGGAGAAAATTTAAATATTTTAGCAACATCTAAAACAGGACAGGCTGTTGGAGTTCAATCTACAGGAAAATATGGCGAAACAACTTTAAATGGAAATACTATAATAGAAGTAAAAGGAAATAATGATTCTTATGCTTTAAGTTCTTCTAATAGTGGAAAGATTGATATATTAGGAAAAGATAAAGTTATTCAAATAACAGGAAATGTTAATGCTGAAACAGAAGGAACTATTTCAGTAAATCTTTCTACATCTGATTCTTTTATAACAGGAACTATTACAGATAATGATGCTGATGGAACTGTTAATATTGGAATGGACAATGGAGCAACTTGGAATAATACAGGAAACAGTTCTGTGACAAATTTAACTTTAAACAATGGAATAATTAATAATGATTCTGTAGATAATAATATTTCAGTTGGAACTTTATTAGGAAATGGTGGAACTGTAAATATGGCTGCTGTTATTGATGAAACAACAGGAAAAGCAACTTCAGGAAAAGTTACAATAGATAATATAGAAAAAGAAAATGTAAAATTAGATGTTAACTTTAAAAATAGTGGAACTGTTGAAGCAAATGGAGATAAGGCTCAAAAATATTTTGAAGAATTAGCAAAAAATATAGAAACTACTGATACAGATAGTAAAATAACAGGAACAGCAGCTCTTGATGAAGGATTTGTTTCTGGTGGATATGAAGCAGATATTACAATTAATAAAGATGGAAGTAAAGTAGAAAATGTAACTTATACAGGACTTAACTCAATGGTTGAAGGAATAAGAGACCTTGCAACAATCAATCTTTTAACTTGGAGACAAGAAATGAACTCTCTAAATAAAAGAATGGGAGAATTAAGAAATTCTACTGGAGAACATGGAGTTTGGTCAAGAGTTTATACTGGTAAAATTGAAAATGGAAGTAAATATGATAATGATTATCAAACTTACCAAGTTGGATATGATAAAAAATATACTGTTGATAATGGTGTAATGTTTGTTGGAGGATTAGTAAGCTATACTGATGGAGAAACAGATTATGCTTTAGGACATGGAGAAAACTATTCAGTTGGTGCAGGAATCTATGCAACATGGCTTAATAATGATGGACAGTTTGCAGATGTAGTACTAAAACAAAGCAGACTTCATAATAAATTTGATGTAACAAGCAAAGATGGAAATAAATCTCAATCAGGAGATTACAATAACTGGGGAACAAGTTTAAGTGGACAATATGGAAAGAGATTTGACTTAAACGATAAATTCTTCCTTGAACCAAGTGTAGAATTAACTCTTGGAAGAGTAGAGGACACAACTTATACAACAAGTGCAGGAGTAGATGTTCATCAAGATACAATGTATTCTCTAGTAGGAAATGTTGGAACATCAGTTGGATATAAATTCAGCGATAAAGGAAATATCTATGCAAGAGCAGCTCTTGTAAAAGAATTCCAAGGAGATATTGACACAGAATATGAAAAAGATGGAGCATTAGAAAGAACTTCTGAAGACTTAGGAGATACTTGGGCAGAATTTGGAGTTGGAGTAAACTACAGATTTGTTGAAAATATGAATGTATATGTTGATGTTCAAAAAACAGGAGAAGCAACAGTTGACAATAAATGGCAGGCTAACTTAGGATTTAGATATGAATTCTAG
- the xseB gene encoding exodeoxyribonuclease VII small subunit yields MKKIGDFETNLENIDEIIGKLESGELSLENSIKEYEKAMKLIKSSSEILDRAEGKIIKVSENDGEITFEEGDV; encoded by the coding sequence ATGAAAAAAATAGGGGATTTTGAAACAAATCTGGAAAATATAGATGAAATTATAGGAAAACTTGAATCAGGAGAGCTTTCTCTTGAAAATTCAATAAAAGAGTATGAAAAGGCTATGAAGCTTATAAAAAGTTCATCAGAAATTCTTGACAGAGCAGAAGGAAAAATAATAAAAGTTTCAGAAAATGATGGAGAAATAACTTTTGAAGAGGGAGATGTATAA
- a CDS encoding polyprenyl synthetase family protein, whose protein sequence is MLKEYLKEKKELVEKTIDSYLGEFDYPYAIAEGMKYAVLNGGKRIRPVLILMTLNLLGKDEKLGLPSGAALEMIHSYSLVHDDLPALDNDDYRRGKLTTHKKFGEAEGILIGDSLLTHAFNVFTEKNEGVISDKKIVEIVRLASSYAGINGMIGGQMIDIESEGKKVDMETLKYIHKNKTGKLLRLPIEIGCIIGDASKEIREKLEEYADLIGLAFQIKDDILDVEGDFEKLGKPVGSDAELEKSTYPALIGMEESKKLLNEIIEKAKSIIKENFSEERGMILIELADFIGNRDN, encoded by the coding sequence ATGTTAAAAGAATATCTTAAAGAAAAAAAAGAACTTGTAGAAAAAACAATAGATAGTTATTTAGGAGAATTTGACTATCCTTATGCAATAGCAGAAGGAATGAAGTATGCAGTTCTTAATGGAGGGAAAAGAATAAGACCAGTTCTTATTTTAATGACACTTAATCTTTTAGGAAAAGATGAAAAACTTGGACTTCCTTCAGGGGCAGCACTTGAAATGATACATTCTTATTCTCTTGTCCATGATGATCTTCCAGCTCTTGACAATGATGACTATAGAAGAGGAAAGCTTACAACTCATAAAAAATTTGGAGAGGCAGAAGGAATTTTAATAGGAGATTCTCTTCTTACTCATGCTTTCAATGTTTTTACAGAAAAAAATGAAGGGGTTATATCTGATAAAAAAATAGTTGAAATAGTAAGACTTGCTTCAAGCTATGCAGGAATAAATGGAATGATAGGTGGACAGATGATTGACATTGAAAGTGAAGGAAAAAAAGTTGATATGGAAACTTTAAAATATATTCACAAAAATAAAACAGGAAAACTTTTAAGACTTCCTATAGAAATAGGTTGTATTATAGGAGATGCTTCAAAAGAGATAAGAGAGAAATTAGAAGAATATGCTGATTTAATAGGGCTTGCTTTTCAAATAAAAGATGATATTCTTGATGTTGAAGGAGATTTTGAAAAGCTTGGAAAACCAGTTGGAAGCGATGCAGAACTTGAAAAATCAACTTATCCTGCTCTTATTGGAATGGAAGAAAGTAAAAAACTTCTTAATGAAATTATAGAAAAAGCAAAAAGTATAATAAAAGAAAACTTTTCAGAAGAAAGAGGAATGATTCTTATAGAGCTTGCAGATTTCATAGGAAATAGAGACAATTAG
- a CDS encoding tetratricopeptide repeat protein: MLRTEIFRQYNNDEDLSRKEAELRVALLMEPENLTYLKELGALVYYKRNCKNAKVIYKKLTELEPGNGDNFAFLGFLNYELEEYEEAIKNFNKAIFLLKEPSFVCFLLGNAYSRTGRIMEAIKYYDLAIFNNLDIYNIHVDFAKKYEDMGRFQKALREYTAAYEIDPRDKEIKQKITEMKEKINNDCNL, translated from the coding sequence ATGCTAAGAACAGAAATATTTAGACAGTATAATAATGATGAAGATTTAAGCAGAAAAGAAGCTGAATTAAGGGTAGCTCTTCTGATGGAACCAGAAAATCTTACATATTTAAAAGAGCTTGGAGCTTTAGTTTATTATAAAAGAAATTGTAAAAATGCTAAGGTTATTTATAAAAAACTTACAGAGTTAGAGCCAGGAAATGGAGATAATTTTGCTTTTTTAGGTTTTCTTAATTATGAACTTGAAGAATATGAAGAGGCAATAAAAAATTTTAACAAAGCAATTTTTCTTTTAAAAGAGCCGTCTTTTGTATGTTTCCTTCTAGGAAATGCTTATTCAAGAACAGGAAGAATTATGGAAGCAATAAAATATTATGATCTTGCTATATTTAATAATTTGGATATTTATAATATCCATGTTGACTTTGCAAAGAAATATGAAGATATGGGAAGATTTCAGAAAGCTCTTCGTGAGTATACAGCAGCTTACGAAATAGATCCAAGAGATAAAGAAATAAAACAAAAAATTACAGAAATGAAAGAAAAAATAAATAATGATTGTAATTTATAG
- a CDS encoding DnaJ domain-containing protein produces the protein MELALIIAAVLFFVIAGSAGIQRAVTFIPALLVLAVLFMFFGYIVVTFFPLILIYLVYVMLRNKKQPYSRTRTYYYRTGNAQDFEEFFRGYTSGNQSSGYYNQNGGYYNNSGNGYSNPFEDKSKYYTILGVQPGATQDEIKKAYREQAKKHHPDRFANESQEVKDYHEKKFKEINEAYEKLHG, from the coding sequence ATGGAATTAGCGTTAATAATAGCAGCAGTTTTATTTTTTGTAATAGCTGGTTCTGCAGGAATTCAGAGAGCTGTAACTTTTATTCCAGCTTTGCTTGTTTTAGCTGTTTTATTTATGTTCTTTGGATATATAGTTGTAACTTTTTTCCCTTTAATACTTATATATCTTGTTTATGTAATGTTAAGAAATAAAAAACAACCATATTCAAGAACTAGAACTTATTATTACAGAACAGGAAATGCTCAAGATTTTGAAGAATTTTTCAGAGGCTATACTTCAGGAAATCAGTCTAGTGGATATTATAATCAAAATGGAGGATATTACAATAACAGTGGAAATGGATACAGTAATCCATTTGAGGACAAAAGTAAATATTATACAATTCTTGGTGTTCAGCCTGGGGCAACACAAGATGAAATAAAAAAAGCTTACAGAGAGCAGGCTAAAAAACATCATCCTGATAGATTTGCAAATGAAAGTCAGGAAGTTAAAGATTATCATGAGAAAAAATTTAAAGAAATAAATGAAGCTTATGAAAAACTTCATGGATAA
- the glmU gene encoding bifunctional UDP-N-acetylglucosamine diphosphorylase/glucosamine-1-phosphate N-acetyltransferase GlmU, translating to MKLKTLILAAGKGTRMKSDLPKVIHKVNGIPMVKKILNELEKLGTEENILILGHKKEEILKELGEIKYAVQEEQLGTGHAIMQAENLLKDYEGDVMILYGDTPLLRHETLKAMYEAHKKSGVATTILTSVYENPFGYGRIVKNGEKVTAIVEEKEADEETKKIKEVNAGVYCCNAKELFAALKKVTNNNEKGEYYLTDIVGIQVGEGKTVASFVLEDNREILGVNSKVELAEASKILRERKNTSLMEEGVILIDPASTYIEETVKIGRDTVIYPTVMLQGNTVIGENCEIIGCTRIIDSTLGNDIRIESSVIEESIVDDKVTMGPFAHLRPKSHLKEKVHIGNFVEVKKSTLEYGVKAGHLTYLGNATVGKDTNIGAGTITCNYDGVNKFDTVIGENVFIGSDTMLVAPVNIGDKAITGAGSVITKDVAPRALAVERSKQIIKFEWRK from the coding sequence ATGAAATTAAAAACTCTTATTTTGGCAGCGGGAAAAGGAACAAGAATGAAATCTGATCTTCCAAAAGTAATCCATAAAGTAAATGGAATACCAATGGTAAAAAAGATTTTAAATGAACTAGAAAAATTAGGAACAGAAGAAAATATATTAATTCTTGGACATAAAAAAGAAGAAATATTAAAAGAACTTGGGGAAATAAAATATGCAGTTCAGGAAGAGCAGCTAGGAACAGGTCATGCAATAATGCAGGCAGAGAATCTTCTTAAGGATTATGAAGGAGATGTAATGATTTTATATGGAGATACTCCACTTTTAAGACATGAAACTTTAAAAGCAATGTATGAAGCTCATAAAAAATCTGGAGTAGCTACTACAATTCTTACATCTGTATATGAAAATCCATTTGGATATGGAAGAATAGTAAAAAATGGAGAAAAAGTAACAGCAATAGTTGAAGAAAAAGAAGCTGATGAAGAAACTAAAAAAATAAAAGAGGTTAATGCAGGGGTTTATTGTTGTAATGCTAAAGAACTTTTTGCAGCTCTTAAAAAAGTTACAAATAATAATGAAAAAGGTGAATATTATCTTACAGATATAGTTGGAATTCAAGTAGGAGAGGGAAAAACTGTAGCAAGTTTTGTTCTTGAAGATAACAGAGAAATACTTGGAGTAAATTCAAAAGTTGAACTTGCAGAAGCATCAAAAATTTTAAGAGAGAGAAAAAATACTTCTCTTATGGAAGAGGGAGTAATCCTTATAGATCCTGCTTCAACTTATATAGAAGAAACAGTAAAAATAGGAAGAGACACAGTTATTTATCCAACTGTAATGCTTCAGGGAAATACAGTAATAGGTGAAAACTGTGAAATCATAGGCTGCACAAGAATAATAGACAGTACTTTGGGAAATGATATAAGAATAGAATCATCTGTAATAGAAGAAAGTATAGTTGATGATAAAGTTACTATGGGACCATTTGCTCATTTAAGACCAAAATCTCATCTTAAAGAAAAAGTTCATATAGGAAACTTTGTTGAAGTTAAGAAATCAACTCTTGAATATGGAGTAAAAGCAGGTCATCTTACATATTTAGGAAATGCAACAGTAGGAAAAGATACTAATATAGGTGCAGGAACAATAACATGTAACTATGACGGAGTTAATAAATTTGATACAGTAATAGGTGAAAATGTATTTATAGGAAGTGATACAATGCTTGTGGCTCCTGTAAATATAGGAGACAAGGCAATAACAGGAGCAGGTTCTGTAATAACAAAAGATGTAGCTCCAAGAGCTCTTGCAGTTGAAAGAAGTAAGCAAATAATTAAATTTGAATGGAGGAAATAA
- a CDS encoding ribose-phosphate diphosphokinase — MEMKEVKIFSGTSNVELAEKIARKLDLALGDVQIVRFKDGEVYVRVDETVRGRDVFVIQPTSGPVNENLMELLIFIDALKRASAKTINVLLPYYGYARQERKSSPREPITAKLVANLLTKAGANRIVTMDLHADQIQGFFDIPVDHLQALPLLAKYFINKGLTGDDVVVVSPDIGGVKRARKLAEWLDCKIAIIDKRRPKPNMSEVMNLIGDVEGKTAIFIDDMIDTAGTIVNGVEAIMKRGAKESYICCSHAILSGPAVGRLQDCSVKEVIITDSIKLAEEKKIDKIKVLSVDGLFAEAIKRIVNHESVSELFESFENI; from the coding sequence ATGGAAATGAAAGAAGTTAAAATTTTTTCAGGAACATCAAATGTAGAACTAGCTGAAAAAATAGCTAGAAAACTTGATTTAGCTTTAGGAGATGTGCAAATCGTAAGATTTAAAGATGGAGAAGTTTATGTAAGAGTAGACGAAACTGTAAGAGGAAGAGATGTATTTGTTATTCAACCTACTTCTGGACCAGTAAATGAAAACTTAATGGAACTTTTAATCTTTATTGATGCATTAAAAAGAGCATCAGCAAAAACAATCAATGTATTGCTTCCATATTATGGATATGCAAGACAAGAAAGAAAATCAAGCCCAAGAGAACCAATTACAGCAAAATTAGTTGCTAACCTTTTAACAAAAGCTGGAGCAAACAGAATAGTAACAATGGATTTACATGCTGATCAGATTCAAGGATTCTTTGATATTCCTGTAGACCACTTACAAGCATTACCATTACTAGCAAAATACTTTATCAATAAAGGTCTTACTGGAGATGATGTTGTAGTTGTTTCTCCAGATATCGGAGGGGTAAAAAGAGCAAGAAAATTAGCTGAATGGCTTGACTGTAAAATTGCTATTATTGACAAAAGAAGACCAAAACCAAATATGTCAGAAGTTATGAACCTTATAGGAGATGTAGAAGGAAAAACTGCTATTTTCATTGATGACATGATTGATACTGCTGGAACTATAGTAAACGGAGTAGAAGCAATTATGAAAAGAGGAGCAAAAGAATCTTACATCTGTTGTTCACATGCTATTCTTTCAGGGCCTGCTGTTGGAAGATTACAAGATTGTTCAGTAAAAGAAGTAATCATAACTGACTCAATAAAACTTGCTGAAGAAAAGAAAATAGATAAAATTAAAGTTTTATCAGTTGATGGATTATTTGCAGAAGCAATAAAAAGAATCGTAAATCACGAATCTGTATCTGAATTATTTGAAAGCTTTGAAAATATCTAA
- a CDS encoding L-threonylcarbamoyladenylate synthase, translating into MKNNEIDYKKLGTELKEGKLIIYPTDTVYGVGGVITNEETIKDIYKAKDRSFSSPLIALVSSADKIEDIAFINEKNREKIEKLIREFWPGGLTIILESKNIVPPIMISNGKTVGVRMPNHETALKIIESAGGILPTTSANISGEATPRSYEELDEEFKKRVDIIVDGGKCPIGTASTIIDMSSENIKILREGAISQEKIEMIIGKI; encoded by the coding sequence ATGAAAAATAACGAAATAGATTATAAAAAATTAGGAACTGAATTAAAAGAGGGAAAACTTATTATTTATCCTACAGATACTGTTTATGGAGTAGGTGGAGTAATAACTAATGAAGAAACTATAAAAGATATTTATAAAGCTAAAGACAGAAGTTTTTCATCTCCTCTTATAGCACTAGTAAGCAGTGCTGATAAAATAGAAGATATAGCTTTTATAAATGAGAAAAACAGAGAAAAAATTGAAAAACTTATCAGAGAGTTTTGGCCTGGTGGCCTTACAATAATTCTTGAAAGTAAGAATATAGTTCCTCCTATAATGATTTCAAATGGAAAAACAGTAGGAGTAAGAATGCCTAATCATGAAACAGCACTTAAAATAATAGAAAGTGCAGGAGGAATCCTTCCTACAACAAGTGCTAATATTTCAGGAGAAGCAACACCTCGTTCTTATGAAGAACTTGATGAGGAATTTAAAAAAAGAGTTGATATAATTGTAGATGGAGGAAAATGTCCTATAGGAACAGCTTCTACAATCATAGATATGAGCAGTGAAAATATAAAAATACTGAGAGAAGGGGCTATATCTCAGGAAAAAATAGAAATGATAATAGGTAAAATATAA
- a CDS encoding RrF2 family transcriptional regulator, translated as MKITKETDYAFRIVLFLSMNQGDNKRFSGDELVEINEIPKNLGKRILTRLVDGKIINSKKGIGGGFCLERDRKTITLLDVMNIVEVMDFKDCVASNEICGFKSGRCAIHTTMERIKKVLFDEFAAVTFEDLVAIENGPCKRKAKKNK; from the coding sequence ATGAAGATAACTAAAGAGACAGATTATGCTTTTAGAATAGTTTTATTCTTAAGTATGAATCAAGGAGATAACAAAAGATTCAGCGGAGATGAACTTGTAGAAATAAATGAAATACCTAAAAATCTTGGAAAAAGAATTTTAACAAGACTTGTTGATGGGAAAATAATTAATTCTAAAAAGGGAATTGGAGGAGGGTTCTGTCTTGAGCGTGACAGAAAGACAATTACTCTTCTTGATGTTATGAATATAGTAGAGGTTATGGATTTTAAAGATTGTGTTGCCAGCAATGAAATCTGTGGTTTTAAATCTGGAAGATGTGCTATTCATACAACAATGGAAAGAATTAAAAAGGTATTGTTTGATGAGTTTGCAGCAGTAACTTTTGAAGATCTTGTGGCTATTGAAAATGGTCCTTGTAAAAGAAAAGCAAAAAAAAATAAATAA
- a CDS encoding ferritin family protein: MKKFRCKVCGEIINEGAVKCPVCGVGPDKWEEIVEGAEKIWATEHKIGEGMECGDEEIIAGLRANFEGECTEVGMYLAMSRVADREGYPEVAEAYKRIAFEEAEHAAKFAELLGECVSASTEENLKARVEAEYGATAGKFDIAKRAKMLGFDAIHDTVHEMAKDEARHGKAFTGLLNRYFGK; this comes from the coding sequence ATGAAAAAATTTAGATGTAAAGTATGTGGAGAAATAATTAACGAAGGTGCAGTAAAATGTCCTGTATGTGGTGTAGGACCAGATAAATGGGAAGAAATAGTTGAAGGAGCTGAAAAAATCTGGGCAACTGAACATAAAATCGGTGAAGGAATGGAATGTGGAGATGAAGAAATAATCGCTGGTTTAAGAGCAAACTTTGAAGGAGAATGTACAGAAGTTGGAATGTACTTAGCTATGTCAAGAGTTGCTGACAGAGAAGGATATCCAGAAGTTGCAGAAGCTTACAAAAGAATAGCTTTTGAAGAAGCTGAACATGCTGCAAAATTTGCTGAATTATTAGGAGAATGTGTAAGTGCTTCTACAGAAGAAAACTTAAAAGCTAGAGTTGAAGCTGAATATGGAGCAACAGCTGGTAAATTTGATATTGCTAAGAGAGCAAAAATGTTAGGATTTGACGCTATCCATGATACAGTTCATGAAATGGCTAAAGACGAAGCTAGACACGGAAAAGCTTTCACTGGATTATTAAACAGATACTTCGGAAAATAA
- a CDS encoding LrgB family protein, producing MDISILNTPLFGLILTISAFHIGLFVFKKTKFPIFNPLLIGIVIAMGVMSFFNIPLDYFRRGGDYMTFLLAPATISLALPLYKQLDKLKQNFLPIIIGSLVGAATAIVSTILLGKLLGIDKLLLVSFMPKSITTPIGIELSKLLGGVPAITIFAIIVTGIVGNVLAPAVCKCFKIKHPVAKGIGIGISSHAVGTSKALEMGEVEGAMSALSIVVSGIITFLIAPLFIFLIS from the coding sequence ATGGATATATCAATTTTAAATACACCACTTTTTGGATTAATTCTTACAATATCTGCTTTTCATATAGGACTTTTTGTTTTCAAAAAAACTAAATTTCCTATTTTTAATCCTTTACTTATAGGAATTGTAATTGCAATGGGAGTTATGTCTTTCTTTAATATTCCTCTTGATTACTTCAGAAGAGGGGGAGACTATATGACATTTCTTCTTGCACCTGCTACAATTTCTTTAGCTCTTCCTCTTTACAAGCAGCTTGATAAACTAAAACAGAACTTCCTGCCTATAATAATAGGTTCTCTTGTTGGAGCAGCTACTGCAATAGTATCAACTATACTTCTTGGAAAGCTTTTAGGAATAGATAAATTACTTCTTGTTTCTTTTATGCCTAAATCAATAACTACACCTATAGGAATTGAACTTAGCAAACTTCTTGGAGGAGTTCCCGCAATTACAATCTTTGCAATAATTGTTACAGGAATAGTTGGAAATGTTCTTGCACCTGCTGTATGTAAATGTTTTAAAATAAAGCATCCAGTGGCAAAAGGAATAGGAATAGGAATTTCAAGCCATGCTGTAGGAACTTCAAAAGCTTTGGAAATGGGAGAAGTGGAAGGAGCAATGAGTGCTCTTTCAATAGTTGTTTCAGGAATTATTACATTCCTTATAGCACCTTTATTTATCTTTCTTATTTCATAA
- a CDS encoding CidA/LrgA family protein encodes MFKQFLILLVINFAGVIIQNLFHLPLPGTILGMLILFILLWTKVLKVESVEKVCDFLILNMIIFFLPPAVELLEYMTLLKTGFFKILILLIVTTVITMVVTGKTVEYCIKKMEKK; translated from the coding sequence ATGTTTAAACAATTTTTAATTCTGCTAGTTATAAACTTTGCAGGAGTTATTATTCAGAATCTTTTCCATCTTCCCCTTCCAGGTACGATTTTGGGAATGCTTATTCTTTTTATTCTGCTTTGGACAAAAGTTCTTAAAGTTGAAAGTGTGGAAAAAGTATGTGATTTTCTTATACTTAATATGATTATATTTTTTCTTCCTCCTGCTGTAGAACTTTTAGAATACATGACACTGCTTAAAACAGGATTTTTCAAAATCCTTATTCTGTTAATTGTTACCACTGTTATCACTATGGTAGTCACAGGAAAAACTGTTGAATACTGCATAAAAAAAATGGAGAAAAAATAA